A single Marinobacter sp. es.042 DNA region contains:
- a CDS encoding flavin monoamine oxidase family protein, which translates to MQNVRIAIVGAGLAGLYAAYSLEKKGIKDYVILEAREIPGGRIASTIPSAGKPDVPGVEGFDLGPAWFWPAFQTDMGRLVDELELDTFQQFEIGDTLLERSANQAPQRTRGYVNSPPSMRIAGGMYSLIDALYGRIDSARVVTGQAVRHLRMSESHIELVSENSSGEIFSHFAEHVLLAMPPRLVESQLTFSPGLPNELARQWRETDTWMAPHAKYIAVFDRPFWRDQGLSGEARSAVGPMVEIHDASTADGKAAVFGFLGVPADVRSRVSDKELMTACREQFVRLFGAQAATPEAEFVKDWAKEAYTATAADQRASGDHPVPALSPSSGVWGQRVTGIGSEWSREFTGYLAGAIDATNRGLASVLKPQSDTASFNNQT; encoded by the coding sequence ATGCAAAACGTGCGCATCGCCATTGTTGGCGCCGGCCTGGCGGGTTTATACGCGGCTTATTCACTAGAGAAGAAGGGCATCAAAGACTATGTCATTCTCGAGGCGAGGGAGATTCCTGGTGGACGGATTGCTTCTACGATTCCCTCTGCTGGAAAACCGGATGTGCCAGGTGTCGAGGGCTTCGATCTCGGACCCGCGTGGTTCTGGCCGGCATTCCAGACTGATATGGGGAGGCTGGTAGACGAGCTCGAACTGGATACCTTCCAGCAATTTGAAATCGGCGATACGCTCCTTGAGCGTTCAGCTAATCAGGCTCCACAGAGAACACGTGGGTATGTCAATTCTCCGCCCTCTATGCGAATTGCCGGCGGCATGTATTCGTTGATTGATGCGTTATACGGGCGGATTGATTCAGCGCGGGTGGTGACGGGCCAGGCGGTTCGTCACCTACGCATGTCAGAATCACATATCGAGCTAGTTAGTGAAAATTCGAGCGGAGAAATCTTTAGCCACTTCGCAGAACATGTGCTGTTGGCCATGCCGCCCCGGTTAGTTGAGTCTCAGCTTACGTTTTCGCCCGGCTTGCCGAACGAGCTTGCAAGGCAGTGGCGAGAGACAGATACCTGGATGGCTCCCCATGCAAAATACATTGCGGTGTTCGATCGGCCTTTCTGGCGAGATCAAGGGTTATCCGGGGAGGCTCGAAGTGCCGTTGGGCCAATGGTTGAGATCCATGATGCCTCTACTGCGGATGGGAAGGCGGCTGTGTTTGGTTTCCTGGGTGTGCCTGCTGACGTACGCTCCCGTGTCTCTGATAAAGAGCTTATGACTGCTTGCCGCGAACAGTTTGTAAGGCTCTTTGGTGCGCAGGCGGCAACTCCAGAGGCGGAATTCGTAAAAGACTGGGCTAAAGAGGCTTACACCGCGACGGCTGCGGATCAAAGGGCGTCTGGCGATCACCCTGTGCCTGCCTTGTCACCGAGCTCAGGCGTTTGGGGTCAACGAGTAACCGGAATCGGAAGTGAATGGTCGCGTGAGTTTACGGGATATCTCGCCGGCGCTATTGATGCAACGAATCGCGGCTTGGCCTCGGTGTTGAAGCCGCAATCCGATACGGCCTCGTTTAACAATCAGACGTAA
- a CDS encoding class I SAM-dependent methyltransferase, producing MAAGSEAGGGMSYGPYNKNAQNFFTQYQSLTFEQVHQDWLSFLGDKSGLALDVGAGSGRDSSALAARGWDVVAVEPAAGLRDLGQAATHNQSIHWLDDQLPDLGKIRKLSYRFDLILVSAVWMHIPPSDRERAFRILTELLAPGGMLVITLRHGPGDGERVFYDVSREELEGFAKRRALIPLSLPVGRRKDELQRDEVSWETLVFRLADDGTGALPTVRHIIVNDNKSSTYKLGLLRTLVRIADGAPGLALKRNDDWVDIPLGAVGLFWIMLYHPLVLRHQLRQAPGTRGYGFATEDFFKLQRFTPLDFRVGKSLSADVAQVVLRAIRDACSTILKNPAHFTTWPGSNRPVFEGGAVRMTIKKAPVRLDKATLSRFGTFRVPSFLWDAFSRYACWIEPAIVNEWIDLMGSWDLRYRIDDYHRGLQWVEGRRDTSPVRQLINQQLETGRVECVWTAQNLKAKQFDVDHCFPWSRWNNNDLWNLMPSTHTANASKSEKLPGDLLLKEAHPRVVNWWEQAIVGTPREKQFFSEAEASLPLLGHERTLEGVFEGMLQQRLRLKTNLQLAEWLGV from the coding sequence GTGGCAGCAGGCAGCGAAGCTGGCGGCGGCATGAGTTACGGTCCCTACAACAAAAACGCCCAAAACTTCTTTACCCAATACCAGTCCCTGACCTTCGAACAGGTTCATCAAGACTGGCTCTCCTTCCTTGGCGATAAATCAGGCCTTGCTCTGGATGTCGGCGCAGGCAGCGGTCGCGATTCCAGCGCTCTTGCAGCACGGGGCTGGGACGTTGTCGCGGTAGAGCCTGCGGCGGGCCTACGCGACTTGGGGCAGGCCGCCACTCACAATCAGAGCATTCACTGGTTAGACGATCAATTGCCCGATCTAGGTAAGATCCGGAAGCTGAGCTATCGCTTCGATCTTATTCTTGTTTCCGCTGTCTGGATGCATATCCCGCCCTCCGATCGTGAACGTGCTTTTCGCATCCTGACTGAGCTTCTGGCACCCGGTGGAATGCTGGTAATTACGCTTCGGCATGGGCCCGGTGATGGCGAGCGCGTTTTCTACGATGTCAGTAGGGAAGAGCTGGAGGGTTTTGCTAAACGCCGCGCCCTGATCCCGCTTTCGTTGCCTGTTGGGCGTCGGAAGGATGAACTCCAGAGGGATGAAGTGTCCTGGGAGACTCTGGTTTTTCGGTTGGCAGACGATGGCACAGGCGCATTGCCGACTGTCCGTCACATCATCGTAAATGATAATAAGTCCTCGACTTACAAGTTGGGTCTACTGCGAACTCTAGTCCGGATTGCTGACGGTGCCCCCGGTCTGGCGCTCAAGCGTAATGATGACTGGGTGGATATTCCGCTTGGGGCGGTCGGACTGTTCTGGATTATGCTTTATCACCCTCTGGTTCTCCGGCATCAGCTTAGGCAGGCGCCAGGTACTCGAGGCTATGGCTTTGCCACCGAGGATTTCTTCAAGCTGCAGAGATTCACACCTCTAGATTTCAGAGTGGGTAAGTCGCTGTCGGCGGATGTTGCCCAGGTGGTGCTCCGCGCTATCCGGGATGCTTGCTCGACTATTCTTAAGAATCCTGCCCATTTTACGACTTGGCCCGGCAGTAACCGCCCGGTCTTCGAGGGCGGTGCGGTCAGGATGACCATCAAGAAGGCGCCCGTGCGTTTGGATAAAGCAACGCTTTCCAGATTCGGTACCTTCCGTGTTCCCTCATTTCTCTGGGATGCATTCAGTCGCTATGCATGCTGGATCGAGCCAGCGATTGTTAATGAATGGATTGATTTGATGGGTAGCTGGGATCTGCGTTACCGCATTGATGACTATCATCGTGGTTTGCAGTGGGTTGAAGGTCGGCGCGATACGTCACCTGTCCGCCAGCTCATTAACCAGCAGCTTGAGACTGGTCGTGTCGAGTGCGTGTGGACGGCCCAAAACCTCAAAGCTAAGCAGTTTGACGTCGACCACTGTTTTCCATGGTCCCGATGGAACAACAACGATCTCTGGAATCTGATGCCATCGACTCATACGGCGAATGCTTCGAAGTCCGAAAAGCTGCCCGGGGACCTGCTGCTCAAGGAAGCGCATCCTCGAGTGGTTAACTGGTGGGAGCAAGCCATCGTGGGCACTCCTCGTGAAAAGCAGTTCTTCTCAGAGGCTGAGGCCTCGCTGCCATTGCTGGGGCATGAGCGAACCCTGGAAGGTGTGTTTGAGGGGATGCTTCAGCAGCGATTGAGGCTTAAGACAAATCTTCAGCTGGCTGAATGGTTAGGCGTTTAG
- a CDS encoding DEAD/DEAH box helicase, which produces MQQTGIYEQLITRLVENRLDRKQFYVGERQLSSVEASVWLSRFLTNILEFAIGSVPSGDNRLQEQIELSNQLLLWLKGQVQDDGFLDENLLDSQGKILTALYELKNPVAANLKQYVEDIFPLTGLTQSELFSGSNAGLSLESELKREILSADRIYWLVSFIKWAGIRIFRKELEAFTASGRELKIITTSYMGATDAKAVEYLASLPNTEVKLSYNTERERLHAKSYLFLRNTGFHTGYIGSSNLSRSALTNGLEWNLKITAQEIPHIINKSLSTFETYWASEDFEWFDGRAESTEKLNRALKQQKGLDAHGSSHYFEITPFPHQKDILEQLSVERDVHQRLRNLVVAATGTGKTLISAFDFRRFLKAKPNAHFLFVAHREEILRQAREAYRGVLRNNAFGELWVGGQLPEHYRQLFVSIQTLNNQLDQLKLTEGYYDYIVIDEVHHIAASSYRAVLEHFSPEILLGLTATPERHDGGDILSDFGGVIAAELRLPEAINRRHLCPFQYFGIDDDTDLRTIPWSRGRYDIAQLTNLYTHNQNRVKKILRSLREIVTDIASMKALAFCVSREHATFMVEQLLLHGIKADVLTSDNSHERQQKQQAIRSGQINVLCVVDIFNEGVDIPEVDTLLFLRPTESLTIFLQQLGRGLRLADDKDCCTVLDFVGNSRPEYDFANKFRALVGKSERSISEELKQGFPHAPLGCRIELTKKTQEMVLSNIRQATLTMKRLVSLVRQFPQHSTQPLTLKNFITHHPHIDLNELYKRGSWAELVSKAKDEDRADDSFKLAKKAIHNRILICDDHQYLLFLKKLCQAGFRCDDPKGRQALMCHYDFWQKAGPELEFDSLTQGLAGLSKLGLEQELVDVLDWKLAKTKHEQPAMPELREVPLRLHARYSREQILVGFGAMTFEHQPPSREGVYVIQDQNIELLFVTLDKNEKQFSPTTMYHDYAINEQLFHWQSQNSSRPDRGKGKDYIQHQAINKRLFLFVREQAKDEYGRTMGFVNYGEVDYVSHTGSQPMSITWKLRTPMPNFMWQQAAKLAAA; this is translated from the coding sequence ATGCAGCAGACCGGAATCTACGAGCAGCTTATTACCCGGCTCGTAGAAAACAGATTGGACCGGAAACAGTTTTACGTAGGTGAGCGCCAGCTTAGCAGTGTGGAAGCATCTGTATGGTTGTCACGATTCCTGACTAACATTCTGGAGTTCGCTATTGGGTCGGTGCCTTCGGGCGACAACCGACTTCAGGAGCAAATCGAGTTATCGAATCAGTTGCTGCTGTGGCTCAAGGGGCAGGTGCAGGATGATGGGTTCCTGGATGAGAACCTGCTCGATAGCCAAGGAAAGATCCTCACCGCCCTTTATGAGCTGAAAAACCCAGTTGCTGCGAACCTGAAGCAGTATGTTGAAGACATTTTCCCGCTCACAGGACTCACACAGAGTGAGTTATTTTCAGGCAGTAATGCTGGCTTGTCACTGGAGTCAGAGCTAAAGCGCGAGATTTTGTCAGCGGACCGGATTTACTGGTTGGTGTCGTTCATCAAATGGGCCGGAATTCGGATATTCCGGAAAGAACTGGAAGCCTTCACAGCGAGTGGCCGAGAGCTGAAAATCATCACCACCTCTTACATGGGGGCAACGGATGCCAAAGCCGTTGAGTATCTGGCTAGCCTGCCGAACACCGAAGTGAAGTTGAGCTACAACACCGAGCGTGAAAGGTTGCACGCCAAGAGCTATTTGTTCCTCCGGAACACGGGTTTTCACACCGGTTACATCGGTTCATCAAACCTATCTCGATCGGCGCTGACCAATGGCCTTGAGTGGAATCTTAAGATCACCGCTCAGGAAATCCCTCACATCATCAACAAATCGCTCAGCACCTTTGAAACCTATTGGGCTTCGGAAGACTTTGAATGGTTCGATGGCCGGGCTGAGAGTACCGAAAAGCTCAACCGCGCACTAAAACAACAAAAAGGGTTGGACGCTCACGGCTCCTCCCACTATTTCGAAATTACGCCGTTTCCGCATCAGAAAGACATTCTAGAGCAACTCTCTGTTGAGCGGGACGTGCACCAGCGTTTGCGAAACCTCGTGGTGGCCGCCACTGGCACTGGCAAGACCCTGATCTCGGCGTTTGATTTTCGGCGCTTTCTGAAAGCAAAACCAAACGCCCACTTTCTGTTTGTGGCGCACCGGGAGGAAATTCTGCGCCAAGCCCGGGAAGCTTACCGTGGCGTGCTGCGTAATAATGCTTTCGGTGAACTCTGGGTAGGCGGCCAGTTGCCGGAACACTACCGGCAGTTGTTCGTTTCGATTCAGACTCTGAATAACCAGCTGGATCAGCTAAAGCTCACTGAAGGCTATTACGACTATATCGTAATCGACGAAGTGCACCACATCGCCGCATCGAGTTATCGGGCGGTATTGGAACACTTCTCGCCCGAAATACTGCTGGGACTAACAGCGACTCCGGAGCGACACGATGGCGGCGATATTCTCAGCGACTTTGGTGGCGTGATTGCCGCCGAACTCCGGTTACCGGAGGCGATCAACCGCCGCCACCTTTGCCCCTTCCAATACTTTGGAATAGATGATGACACCGACCTGCGCACCATTCCTTGGAGTCGTGGGCGTTACGATATTGCTCAGTTGACGAATTTGTATACGCACAACCAGAATCGCGTAAAAAAGATTCTGCGCAGCTTGCGGGAAATCGTCACCGATATAGCCAGCATGAAAGCTCTCGCTTTCTGTGTGAGCCGTGAACACGCGACCTTCATGGTGGAGCAGCTCCTGTTGCACGGCATCAAGGCCGATGTGCTCACCAGTGACAACAGCCACGAACGCCAACAAAAGCAGCAAGCCATTCGCTCCGGGCAAATCAACGTGCTGTGTGTGGTCGACATATTCAACGAAGGCGTCGATATTCCGGAAGTCGACACCCTGTTATTCCTGCGCCCAACCGAAAGCCTGACCATCTTCCTTCAGCAACTGGGTCGGGGTTTACGCCTTGCTGACGACAAAGATTGCTGCACAGTCTTGGACTTTGTTGGTAATTCTCGGCCTGAATATGATTTCGCCAATAAATTCCGGGCACTGGTGGGTAAGTCAGAACGCTCAATTTCGGAAGAACTGAAGCAGGGCTTTCCCCATGCACCACTGGGTTGCCGAATTGAGCTCACCAAGAAAACCCAGGAGATGGTGCTGAGCAACATCCGGCAAGCCACGCTGACCATGAAGCGGCTGGTGTCTCTTGTTCGGCAGTTCCCACAGCATTCCACTCAGCCACTCACGCTGAAGAACTTCATAACCCATCACCCCCACATCGACCTGAACGAACTCTACAAACGGGGCAGTTGGGCCGAGTTGGTGAGCAAGGCAAAAGACGAAGACAGAGCCGATGACTCGTTTAAACTGGCGAAGAAGGCCATCCACAATCGGATTTTGATCTGCGACGATCACCAGTACCTGCTGTTTCTTAAGAAGCTATGCCAGGCAGGGTTTAGGTGTGACGACCCGAAAGGTCGCCAGGCACTCATGTGCCATTACGACTTCTGGCAGAAAGCAGGGCCAGAGCTGGAATTTGATTCGCTGACACAAGGCTTGGCAGGACTCAGCAAGCTGGGGCTGGAACAGGAGCTGGTGGACGTGCTCGACTGGAAATTGGCGAAAACCAAACACGAGCAGCCGGCGATGCCGGAGTTGCGGGAAGTCCCGCTACGATTGCACGCCCGCTATTCCCGAGAGCAGATTCTGGTTGGCTTTGGTGCGATGACGTTCGAGCATCAGCCACCATCGAGGGAAGGTGTATATGTCATTCAGGATCAAAATATTGAGCTGCTGTTTGTCACCTTGGACAAAAACGAAAAGCAGTTCTCCCCAACCACTATGTACCACGACTACGCCATCAATGAGCAGTTATTCCACTGGCAGTCGCAAAACAGTTCCCGGCCTGACCGTGGTAAAGGGAAGGACTATATTCAACACCAAGCCATCAACAAGCGGTTGTTCTTGTTTGTAAGAGAGCAGGCGAAAGACGAATATGGTCGCACGATGGGGTTTGTGAATTATGGTGAGGTGGATTACGTGTCTCACACCGGTTCCCAGCCGATGAGTATTACCTGGAAACTCCGAACGCCGATGCCGAACTTTATGTGGCAGCAGGCAGCGAAGCTGGCGGCGGCATGA
- a CDS encoding AAA family ATPase — MKLQRMRIEQLRQFRKPFVLDNLQPGLNLIHGPNESGKSTLVRSIRAAFFERYRSTAVDDLRPWGDSAAAPTIELDFEHDNRTWHLTKSFLQRKRCDLKVGNETYSEDDAEEKLAELLGYQYPKRGASKAEHWGIPGLLWVEQGTGQDIEQAIEHAGDHLKSALNSMVGEVASSGGDDLIETVRSQRDTLLTGTGKPRGDYQKLEKDRAQYELEIEELKERVHKYQEQVDRLGKLAQDYDQAEAERPWEEAQRQLEEARTRYQQVERLEQQQNQEKATLAQLQQNHRLLQQNKEHLEGLSRQLEGRKAELDRAERDLATAQAQTPMIAGRLQEARTAYEQAEKQRKLAGLLQTRERLEQDVRRLEQHKQVLTQNLAKAKDYHQQLEQARQQARDNRIDSAAVKNLKTTANQLNEETIRSRTIATRLNWKLEASASLTLNNELLTGRGEQQLLEESTLVIPGVGTLGITPGGEELASTRRKLKALEDSFAEQRKTLGVTSVEQAEDRLSVFESAGRTLKHAEDLLKSVAPAGIEQLVSEHSEAESELEKARSQLQATPEPDQKENVPALEEAEAAFVQAGTALDKAESDEREHQATLSALKQARDNAKTEWQRLADEEKSPERQQQLSQITTDLANIEKQQTELQASLERREREIREARPDFLKQDIERYQSAANHLRQTQENRGRELRDIKVRLEAWGAEGLEEQLNEKEAELDQCNRRYQELHRRAQALDLLLTLLTEKRQALTRRLQAPLQKHLNHYLSVLFPEASLEVDEQLRPGTFSRGSELGQITELSFGAREQMGLISRLAYADLLREAGKPTLVILDDTLVHSDSDRLEDMKRILFDAASRHQILLFTCHPGNWNDLGVPPIDLQSLKVHAVAQA, encoded by the coding sequence ATGAAACTGCAGAGAATGCGCATTGAGCAGCTCCGCCAGTTCCGCAAACCCTTTGTTCTGGACAACCTGCAACCCGGCCTCAACCTGATTCACGGCCCCAATGAGTCCGGAAAAAGCACCTTGGTGCGATCAATCCGGGCGGCCTTTTTCGAGCGCTATCGCTCAACCGCCGTGGACGACCTGCGCCCCTGGGGCGACTCCGCCGCGGCGCCCACCATTGAACTGGATTTCGAGCACGACAACCGCACCTGGCATCTCACCAAGAGCTTCCTGCAGCGTAAACGCTGTGACCTGAAAGTCGGCAACGAAACCTACAGTGAAGACGACGCGGAAGAAAAGCTGGCCGAATTGCTGGGCTACCAGTACCCGAAGCGCGGCGCCAGCAAAGCCGAACACTGGGGCATACCGGGATTGCTGTGGGTGGAGCAGGGCACCGGGCAGGACATCGAGCAGGCCATAGAGCATGCCGGGGATCATTTGAAGTCCGCCCTGAACTCCATGGTGGGCGAAGTGGCCAGCTCCGGCGGCGATGACCTCATCGAGACCGTCCGCAGCCAGCGGGACACCCTGCTGACCGGCACCGGTAAACCCCGGGGCGACTATCAAAAACTGGAAAAAGACCGCGCGCAGTATGAACTTGAAATCGAAGAACTGAAGGAGCGGGTGCATAAATACCAGGAACAGGTCGACCGACTTGGCAAACTCGCTCAGGACTATGATCAGGCGGAGGCCGAGCGCCCCTGGGAAGAGGCCCAGCGCCAGCTGGAGGAAGCCCGCACGCGCTACCAGCAAGTAGAGCGCCTGGAGCAGCAGCAAAACCAGGAAAAAGCCACGCTTGCCCAGCTGCAGCAAAACCACCGACTGCTGCAGCAGAACAAAGAACATCTTGAAGGGCTGAGTCGTCAGCTTGAGGGCCGAAAAGCCGAACTGGACCGTGCGGAGCGAGACCTCGCCACTGCACAAGCGCAAACCCCGATGATTGCAGGCCGTTTGCAAGAAGCCAGAACCGCCTACGAGCAGGCCGAAAAGCAACGCAAGCTTGCCGGCTTGCTGCAAACCCGAGAACGCCTTGAGCAGGATGTCCGACGGCTTGAGCAGCACAAACAGGTGCTGACCCAGAACCTTGCCAAAGCCAAGGACTACCACCAGCAGCTGGAGCAGGCCCGGCAGCAGGCCAGAGACAACCGCATAGATTCCGCCGCGGTCAAAAACCTGAAAACGACCGCGAACCAGCTGAACGAAGAAACCATCCGTTCACGAACCATCGCCACCCGATTGAACTGGAAGCTGGAAGCCAGCGCGTCATTAACGCTAAACAACGAGCTGCTGACCGGACGAGGCGAGCAGCAGCTTCTGGAAGAATCCACCCTGGTTATCCCCGGCGTGGGTACCCTGGGCATAACGCCCGGTGGCGAAGAACTGGCCAGCACCCGCAGGAAACTCAAAGCCCTCGAAGACAGCTTTGCAGAACAGCGGAAGACCCTGGGTGTGACATCGGTGGAACAGGCAGAGGACCGCCTCTCAGTCTTTGAAAGTGCCGGAAGAACCCTGAAGCATGCCGAAGATTTGCTGAAGTCCGTGGCACCGGCGGGCATTGAGCAACTTGTCTCTGAACATAGCGAGGCGGAAAGCGAACTGGAGAAAGCCAGAAGCCAGTTGCAGGCCACGCCAGAGCCGGACCAGAAAGAGAACGTACCCGCCCTGGAAGAAGCCGAGGCTGCTTTCGTTCAGGCCGGCACTGCGCTGGATAAGGCCGAATCCGATGAGCGTGAGCACCAGGCAACGCTGTCGGCACTGAAACAGGCCCGGGACAACGCCAAAACCGAATGGCAGCGGTTGGCGGATGAGGAAAAGAGCCCGGAACGGCAGCAGCAACTTAGCCAGATAACCACCGATCTGGCGAACATCGAAAAACAACAGACCGAACTGCAAGCCAGCCTCGAACGCCGCGAACGGGAAATCCGCGAAGCCCGCCCGGACTTTCTCAAACAGGACATCGAACGCTACCAGAGCGCAGCCAATCACCTGCGCCAGACCCAGGAAAACCGCGGGCGTGAGCTCAGGGATATCAAAGTCAGGCTGGAAGCCTGGGGTGCGGAAGGGCTGGAAGAGCAGCTCAACGAGAAAGAGGCGGAGCTCGACCAATGCAACCGCCGCTATCAGGAATTGCACCGCCGTGCCCAGGCGCTGGATCTGCTGCTGACCCTCCTCACGGAAAAACGCCAGGCCCTCACACGCCGCCTGCAGGCACCGCTTCAAAAGCACCTCAACCACTACCTATCGGTGCTTTTCCCCGAAGCCTCCCTGGAAGTCGACGAACAACTGCGGCCCGGCACCTTCAGCCGAGGCAGCGAACTGGGACAGATCACCGAACTGAGCTTTGGCGCCAGGGAACAGATGGGCCTGATCAGCCGCCTGGCCTATGCCGATCTGCTGCGGGAAGCCGGCAAGCCGACGCTGGTGATACTGGACGACACCCTGGTGCACAGTGACAGCGACCGCCTCGAAGACATGAAACGCATCCTGTTTGATGCTGCCAGCCGGCATCAGATATTGCTGTTTACCTGCCACCCAGGGAACTGGAACGACCTTGGTGTACCACCTATTGACCTCCAGAGCTTGAAGGTTCATGCAGTTGCACAGGCATGA
- a CDS encoding metallophosphoesterase family protein, which produces MPKFLHTADWQMGRAFTRFETEDGAALVEARFEAIETLAQLANEHQCDAVLVAGDVFDAQTVSDRTIRRVFNATKAFAGPWVMLPGNHDAALAESVWTRAQRLGAVPENVQLALQPGVINLEQQSLSILCAPLTQRHTYGDLTEPFGGYESPEGFLRIGLAHGSVQGLLPDEIDSTNPIAPNRAEASRLDYLALGDWHGTKQIDERTWYSGTPEPERFRNNEAGNALIVEVPEAGATPTVTRVPTGRYQWHQWRETLAVQSDLDQLLERLNALPESAVVDLRLEGSITLAGEETLLKALSVAEARFRSLRCERSGLQLAPTDEDIAALKADGYVGEVVESLRERQQEGAQDDAARDALAILAGLLREREQEASQ; this is translated from the coding sequence ATGCCAAAGTTTTTGCACACGGCAGACTGGCAGATGGGCCGGGCGTTTACCCGTTTTGAAACCGAAGACGGTGCAGCCCTGGTCGAGGCCCGGTTTGAGGCCATCGAAACGCTCGCACAGCTGGCCAATGAACATCAGTGCGATGCCGTTCTTGTGGCCGGTGATGTGTTTGATGCCCAGACGGTGTCCGATCGCACGATCCGGCGGGTCTTCAATGCCACAAAGGCGTTCGCTGGCCCCTGGGTCATGCTGCCCGGCAACCACGACGCCGCACTGGCAGAGAGCGTATGGACGCGAGCCCAGCGCCTGGGTGCAGTACCTGAGAACGTACAACTGGCGCTGCAGCCTGGCGTTATCAATCTGGAGCAGCAGAGCCTCAGCATCCTATGCGCACCGCTGACCCAGCGGCATACCTACGGTGATCTGACCGAGCCGTTCGGCGGCTACGAGTCACCGGAAGGCTTCCTCCGAATCGGCCTGGCTCACGGGAGCGTCCAGGGCCTGCTGCCGGACGAGATTGATTCCACCAACCCCATCGCGCCAAACCGTGCCGAGGCCAGCCGGCTTGATTACCTCGCCCTGGGCGACTGGCACGGCACCAAACAGATCGATGAGCGCACCTGGTACAGCGGCACCCCCGAGCCGGAACGCTTTCGGAATAACGAAGCCGGCAACGCCCTGATCGTTGAAGTGCCCGAGGCAGGGGCAACGCCGACGGTAACCCGAGTACCCACCGGTCGGTATCAATGGCACCAGTGGCGGGAAACCCTGGCGGTGCAGTCCGATCTGGACCAACTGCTGGAGCGGTTGAACGCCTTGCCCGAATCCGCCGTTGTTGATCTGCGGCTTGAGGGTTCGATAACCCTCGCCGGGGAAGAAACGCTACTGAAAGCGCTCTCGGTGGCCGAAGCCCGATTCCGCAGCCTGCGATGCGAACGGAGTGGACTTCAGCTCGCGCCGACCGATGAGGACATCGCAGCCCTGAAGGCGGACGGCTACGTGGGCGAAGTCGTCGAGAGCCTGCGCGAGCGTCAACAAGAGGGCGCGCAGGATGACGCCGCGCGGGACGCGCTGGCCATTCTGGCAGGACTGCTCAGAGAGCGGGAACAGGAGGCCAGCCAATGA